CACACAGATTGATTCATCATTCACTCTCTTTGAGCGGAAACATACACAGTTATATTAAAATACCCATTTTGGCAAGTATTCTGGTAAACACAGTCAGTAATGTCTTAAGTGAACTGAAACAGCTGAGAAAGCAAGCAGATGTGTGTCAGTATATTAGGTATGTGCATtcggtcttaaagagacagcagccTATACACAAATCTGCCGCAAACTCTATGGGCGCAGCCATCTTCCTTGCCGCCATTTCTGCGTGCCTGCGAAGTGTGACGGTGTGACACTTGCCGGTGCACTCTAATGACATTTCAATGAAAGCGGATCCTGCTCATTAAAGAAAATGGTGAAAGGGAACATTGGGTAGATGATGTCAGGCAGTGGCCAAAACTTACTGATAAAGGTCATTTATTGACAACATAGtgtaataatgtgaaaatatGTAATGAAATTAAGTGTATTAATTGATGACAACAAAACCAAACGCTGTCATTACTAGCTGTGTTGCTAATATGTTCAACAAGCTTCATAAGTTTCAAATACCtattaggccatccttaaaaatattattgttatgtgTTTATAAtatcagttatataatttataatatccAACCGacccaattaatatttttttcccccttttagtCAGAACGACTTTTTACTCTTCAGACAActaatacaaatgcaataaaatgtgagacacacgcaattgacgcTCTCTCACACCACACATCCATTTTCCCACGCACAGAAAAatcgaagcaaagaggacacggagaccgacagactagacagagcaggttacttatgatagaaaaaaaaaaagcctcagctcttaggccggtgacacactggatgcgtggcgcaagcgtctcagccgggtggcgtgtcggtttttaattcggctcccatgttaacaggttagagcttacagaccgcctgtgtgagacgcgcgtctcaggcgcggctcgagccgcaCGGAAAACGcttgcatgctagaaatagaaccgacgcctatttttaccgcgacacgcgcgggtgttggaagcttttccaggcaaaatataataggaaaatgtgtttaaatgtcattttgtacacaaatacatatgaattcctgatattttgatatttgaaattctataggttgacataaattcagatataaatgtaatttaaaaaataaataaattatcgattttcaaatattgcacctgtcaaacataatctatttcgccgtcaatacttttgacggtgtcctttatcagtaggcataggtgtaggtgtgtaaaaaaaaagtatgtattgttgtaatgaagacatgagcctggtctgtcaacggtctccctctacagcagcagcgcgccagcgccgcgtcaggcacgcttctggtgtgtaaagacacagaatccgccacgcttctgggacgcttcagacacgcggtgctcacgccacgcagccagtgtgtcaccggccttagattgtcaattttattatgaaatacaaacaataaatacgATAAATTTACAAAACTCCGTTCGTAAATTTCACAAGCGGTTTTATTCCAGGCCTGTAGTTTTGTGCTGTTGTTAAAACAGCCAACCACACAACACGCTCTTCCCGGCATCACTGGACAGTATACGTTctaaaaaaactacataaaaaaataacgttTCGTACAGCTAACATCTGCTACAGCCGCCTACAGGACCAACAAGCTATTTCTGCTACTTCCTTAGCAGCAAGGCATGCAGTAATGGCGGCGCTGCTTTACTTCCGTGTTTTGCCGGATTAGTGTATAAATACCTGCTTCTGTCTGCTATATTTAACTTATGCAGTGAAGAACACTATTgtgttattttacaattattacatttccacaCCTAAATACTAGTGTCACTGCCTTTACTAGTAACTAGGGTGTATTCATCCATGCATGTAATTTGTCAttagtttatttcattaattcattagtGCAGCATGTAGTTTAAGCTGTGGCCAAGAAGCACTTGAAACCTTCAGTAATTATTAAAAAGCTAACTTTTTTCGCTGATCAGAAAATGATCCGATCCGTTGCACCACTAGTTTAAACCCACAAGACTGAGTAAACTTGACAACACTTTTTCTGCATCAAACATATGTCTACACACTACACTGCAATGAGACGTTTTTATGAAGTTTTAATTAGTCCTTAACGTAACATGTAAGCATTAACAATCAAAAATTttcaatttaattgtaaaattgagTAGTCAAGATCCGATGATAAAAACATACCTCTCCTCAAACTTAACCTTGGCCTCTCTCCTGGCTTTGCGCTTCAGGGCAGGATCCCTGAAAACATCCTTGTTGACAACAGTTTTGTCCAGAGGAATATCAACAGAGTATCTGGGGAAAGATGATACATTAACTagataaatatacataatttaatcAGTAGACATAACTCAGCTTTTGTGATTAGTTAAGATATTGAGTTCTTTATATTCTAACAAATAAAGGTAATCACTAAAGCTTTTGAAAATCCCAATATATAAATCCCAATTATTATACAAATAAGTATATTTGGCACACAGGAGATGACAGACAGGGAAACTCATTCACCATTTCATTGGTGACAGCACATCATTCCgccaaacatctccttttgtatgttatgtggataataaacaaaaggTATGTGATACGATGTTTTATTGTTGGATAATTTTATTCACAAAAGTCTCTCTTAAAATATGTTACAAGCAGAGCtcatgcaaacatccacatcgctgtaatcagatgtgttttttttagctgtacaaaactgCTGCTTGATACTGCAAATTGGAGTGTCATACCTTATTATTTCTTTGTATTATCTTCATCAATAGTTCAACTAcacaaagataataataaaaaccataaCTCAACCTGAATCAGTCATCAAACACTGTGTCTATATACACGCTACTGTTCAAAGTTTAGGCTCAGCAGGGCTTTCTTTGGAAAACAGTGCTTTTATTCTTCACGTTCTCATTCAAGTGATCAAATCACAAAGACATTTTCATTTACTTTCCATTCATTGAAAGAATTCCAAAACAAAATGTCAACAACTATTTCCAAAACTGACAATAAGTAGTACTTCTTGAGCagcgaatgatttctgaaagatcatgtgacactgcagactggaggtaatgatgctgaaaattcattccCCACTGGGAATGGGTAACAAATATCTTTCTGGATACTTTAGATCGGTCGTgtgggccctgtgtctcacctggCTACCCGTTGCCAGCAATACTACTCAGAAAGTTGCCCTGTGTAACATCTGCCTTACTCTGAAAACATCTGTCAATTCTAATACGGAAGCTGTATGAAGATGTGCACAGACTCCTCTGACTGTTCAGGATCTACATACCTGGTTGGCATCAGGTGGTTGTAGTTGAACACCTTCACGAAGGCCTTGATCTTGGACCTCTTGGCAATCTTCTTCTTGCCCATGGTTGTGGTGACTTTCCGAGGGTAGCGGTCGATGCCTGCGACCAGAGCGTGGCTGTAAGGACGGTCCGAGGTGCCATCATCAATGTTCTGAAGAGAGCACAACAGTGtcagcacacacactcaacacgACTCACATCACACCGTGAAATACTGAAGATACCTTGACGATCACAGCTTTGCGTCCGGCGTAGCGTCCAGCCAGGACCATCACCACCTTACCAGGCTTCATAAACTTGCCCATgtctgaaaaacattaattattatatgACATGTGGACTGCAAATCTCCAGAAGCACAGATCTGAAATGTAAGCTGTATCTTCTGGGCAACACGTTTATAAAATACGATCGGTCTTAACATAGCATTGtgctaaatgataaataaatggcTGTATGGAGACGATCACGGAATAACAAATAAACTTTATTTGATCGGGTTCACATATTGCTTCTTGCACAggtgtaaaattaataataatacacgtATTCGCTCGTGGACGGGGACAGGAAGGCGATCCTGTCTGAAGCAGGGAGACGTAGGGAACTCTAAACCTATCATCATCTCATGCACACGGAATATTCAGACGATAAACACTTTCAGAGCTCGACAGGGATACTCGCTCTATAAGCAGCGTGAAAGGAAGCCCTCGGGTTTTATTTCTTTATCGATGTTCACGGATTGTTTTCTCATATCTGACACTTACTGATGGTGCTCTATGGCCGACGAGATCGGGAAAGGAAGTAGAACGGGCGAGCGTGACCCTTGACACTTACGGCGAGTGACGTACTTCCGTCGATTTGTTCTACGGAGTGCACACCACTGATCTATGCCTTTTTCCTTTGcctatgtttttatacagtctatggtttcttcacattttttatttcctAAGCAAGTGTTCAATATCTATAAATAtctattgctctctctctctctaaaatgtctcttcatttCCCTGCTCTTgtacattttgtacaaaaaagtAAGCAACAGTAACTTTACGTGTAAGTAAGGTGTTGATTTGAAaagttcaaagaaaaaaaatacgtaATAAAGCGTAAATGTCAtcatattattttcatgaaactttaattattgtttgaatgtaaatgtatttctgtagccatttgattaaaaaaaaaaaacctcgcgTTTATGATAGTGTATtggctatttaaaataataataataattaaaaaatacgcTTAGTGtacttttattaatttcttgtcattttattctattttaattatatatttcttcATTTAGTGTTCTGCATCTTGCTGcctcaattcaaattcagaaatCCAATTAGAATTTCTTGTGATTATAATTCTAAATCcttaatttcacattcaatttaCAGTTCTAGTTTTcagaaatacaaaaatgcaaatgaaattgAATAGAAGACAAATCTCAGTTAAATTCTGACTAACATGAAATTGAATAAAAACTTACAACTATAACCACAATTACtactattaatataaatataaaataaaattacatcttCTATAAAAGAGAGctgaagagaagagagaaaaagtAAATGTGACCCACTCATAGAGCATTCGGAACATTTAATCCATGAAATTACTGAAAAGAGACCATCACAACATCCAAAAACGATGGCACAAATTTTATAAAAGGGAATGTAATTGACCCAGATTTGAAATCACTAGTGAAATAATTGATAGTCTATTTCTTTCTAAGAAGAGGTACAAAgacaataataatttcttaaatagATTTgatagaacaaaacaaacaaatagacaTCAAAATAGGCCCAAGCATGTATTCAAACTGatatattactataaaaaagaagaaaataaaggaAAGAATGGGGTGGGGGAGACTACATTAAATAAGGGTTAGCTAAGCAGCCTTAATAAATGCATCACAACCATTCCTCCATATTCTAATGCTGCAGAGAAATACACAGAGTACAGATTCCATTTCCATGATATGGGGTAGCAGACAGTCCCTTCTTACTTGATGAACGTATCAGTGAATCAGTATTCAGAGTGGTTTAAGGAACCTGGAATCAGATCAGCTACAGTAGCACGATACAATCCCAAGGATTGTACATTCAATATTTCAGAACAGTAAACAAGGATTGACAAAGCACAGAAACGGCAGGTTTTCAAGCAGAGCCTCTGAATGCTGGCATTGCAAAACAGGCCATAAATAATTCAGTCAGTTCCAATGCACAGCATATCAGACACATATTCAGCAAATGACCTCATTTCATTCAGTTCACATGCTGTTCATGTCCTCCGGCGAGCGGGCAGCACGACAACAAAGATGCAGTTTTCTACAATCATTTTTAAGGTGTCACCTGGCTGGAAGGGCCAGGCTGTGGAAAGGAGTTAGGGAGAGAGAAGTGGTTTTCCAGTGATTTACAAACACTAAtgaacatctttttgtttgttcagaaTGACCTGAGTGTGTTGCTTGACCTAAGAAAGATGCAATAAAACAATGAACCAGTGATATGTGCTATGCCACTGTTTGAAATGCAATGACCCTTAATAATGCAACTGTAATCCAATCTTTAATTAAAACATCCTATGATTTGTCTGTGaaccactgtaaaataatgtagtaCAAGCTCAGAAAATGAGGGCATTTGGCTACATAAATTTAGAACCAAAAAAGATTAGTCACTATtttgtcactgtgtgtgtgtgtagaatatGTTATATAGATACTGTAGTGCTGTAGATCTCAAACATTTGCAATGGCCCTTGAAAAGACTTCAAGTAATAACTCATTCTTCTACATAGTGGCTGATTTTGGTAAAAGCTTAGCATAACAAATCCATTCAAAGGTAATGTAGAGGCATTTACTCAGGGACACTAAACAGAGCACATTTCCTTTGTGTTGTGACCCATGCAGCATATTAAAACCTgccttcatcatcatcctcttcagCAACAGCAACAGACCCAACGGAGTCTCAAGAAAGTGCACAAGTTGCTTCATTTCCAATTTTTAATTCCAGTGTACTTGTTGATCTGGGAGCATCTTTTAAGTTGattgaaattaattttatatataatgttgttAGTGTTATTTCTATTAGTGttaatagtgttattttttatatatattttttaagattatgAGGGTTGGGATGGTTATCCCTTTTCCCTCAACCCAACAAAattcccatttatttattttgcttagaATGCATCTTTGATGTTTTTAAGCTGCCTGACAGCCAGATCTACAGGAAGGCTGAATTTGAGATGGCTGAGGTGGCCCAAGATACGCAGGGCACCTTCGAAGCCCGTCTGGGCCATGTAGCTCCAGGGCTGGTAGTGTGAGTGGATGAGTGTCCCAGACTTACACAGCAGGTTGAGCCAGGACACAAGCCTCTGTTCATTGAGCGCCATGCACACCAAGGCCTTAAACTCAGAGTCTGCGCTGCGCTTGAATCGCCCATGCTCTTTAAGAACCGTATGGATGGCCCATAACAGAGACTGCTTGGGTGTGACCGTCACAGGACCGTCCCCTACAGGTAAACTGAAGGACTGAGAGAGCTGGCGGGCGGGCGATTCCACAAACGCCTGGCCATTTTTGGAATGATAGTACTTGACGAAAAGTTCCCAGGGATGCAGGCTCTCGGGAGAAGAGCTGAAGGGCAGCAGGCAAGAAATGGGGGCAAGGACCAGGCTCATGCCTTGAGAAGGAGCGTAGAGTCCGTGGGCCAGTAGGTCCCGGAGCGCCAAGGCCAGTTCTTTACGCACAGAAGCGGTGAGTTCGTCCCGAGGTCCTCCAGGCGTCAGACAGGCAGAGTAGCTGACCACGTGTTCGTCCTGAGAGCTGGGCTGCTGGCGGGAGGCTTGCAGGCGTACACGCTCCACGGCTCCTTCAAGTTTCTGCAGCAGGGGGCCGAAATCTTGAGCCTCGCCACCCTGAGACCACATGTTCTGGGGCATGTGACCCGCGGCACATCCGAACTGACTCAGAGCAAAGATCTGCAGCACCGCTAAGGCTCTCTGGATCAGCTGAAGCCCGGTTTCCCGCATCCTCTGGGCCTGTTCGGGATCCACTTTGGAAAGAGAGAAGGGATTTAAAGTTACACGTCCGAGCTGTAgaatcaaatgtaaaattattatgaaGTGAAGTATAATTACCTCGCTTCATCCCTCCAGTGGCTCCAGTGTTTGGTCCGGCAGCACGGGCCTGTTGGCTCTTCACACCATCATTTAACAGAGGGTT
The nucleotide sequence above comes from Carassius gibelio isolate Cgi1373 ecotype wild population from Czech Republic chromosome B3, carGib1.2-hapl.c, whole genome shotgun sequence. Encoded proteins:
- the LOC127953685 gene encoding 60S ribosomal protein L27, translating into MGKFMKPGKVVMVLAGRYAGRKAVIVKNIDDGTSDRPYSHALVAGIDRYPRKVTTTMGKKKIAKRSKIKAFVKVFNYNHLMPTRYSVDIPLDKTVVNKDVFRDPALKRKARREAKVKFEERYKTGKNKWFFQKLRF
- the LOC127953644 gene encoding RUN domain-containing protein 1, with the translated sequence MSTEDLSTSDSEAAFAEAGERWAPVGAVASPEDEQWKRGTRAVSVSSGDADLVSRLRKLEDEQEQLNSSLLALTSHFAQVQFRLKQIVHAQSDEKERMLLELEEFAFKGCPHVIGCRAQDAQMLENASEREKRERLEAQRKKQKELILQLKTQLDDLERFAYQEGSYDSLPQSVVMERQKVIIDELIKKLDVNLNEDIGNLTPEELRQRVDAAIAQIVNPARVKEQLVEQLKTQIRDLEMFINFIQDEVGNPLLNDGVKSQQARAAGPNTGATGGMKRVDPEQAQRMRETGLQLIQRALAVLQIFALSQFGCAAGHMPQNMWSQGGEAQDFGPLLQKLEGAVERVRLQASRQQPSSQDEHVVSYSACLTPGGPRDELTASVRKELALALRDLLAHGLYAPSQGMSLVLAPISCLLPFSSSPESLHPWELFVKYYHSKNGQAFVESPARQLSQSFSLPVGDGPVTVTPKQSLLWAIHTVLKEHGRFKRSADSEFKALVCMALNEQRLVSWLNLLCKSGTLIHSHYQPWSYMAQTGFEGALRILGHLSHLKFSLPVDLAVRQLKNIKDAF